The window AAGTAAGCTGTTGATTCACACATTTTATAATTCCTCCCTGTTAATAGACAAAAAGATTCCCCTAAAGCTATCTTCAAAAAGCCTTAAAGAAATCTTCATGATTTCTATATTACATTCTATTATCTTCTTATTAAAGTATATCATGTTGATTTTGTTTTATCAATATTATCTCTTTTTATTCCAATCATCATTTGAATATTTTTCATACAGCTGTGTTGCAAGTTTCATTTCATAATCAGATAATTCATCTTCATATATTTCTATATTAAAATGTTTCTCTAATGCTTTAATAATATTTTCCTCTAAAATATCTATATCTATTTTAATTCCCAGTTCATTTTCTATTCCACTAGCCTTTTTCAAAGTTATTCTTTTTAGCTTTTCTTTTTTTGACTCATCTATCTTTATAGTAGAAATTAATTTATCTACATCAAAATCAAGAACTATAGAACCATGTTGAAGAATTATACCTTCTTTTCTAGTTTGAGCACTTCCAACTACCTTTTTATTATTTATACTTATCTCATAGTGAGATTTAGAATTAAAACACACAGAGCTTTTATCGCTTTTTATATCTTTATGAGCTCTAGTTAATGGATCTATCTTAACTCCACTCATCTCAAGACCATTTGCAAGTCCTTCACTTATATACCTGTAAGTTTGCATTATTCCTCCATTCATCAATGGATTGTTTTCATCTATTACAATACTATATGTAAGCTCATCGTCATGCAAAACCGCCCTTCCCCCTGTTGTCCTTCTTACAAAATCAATTCCTAATCTTTTACACGTATCTATATCTATTTCTTCTTCCATCTTCTGAAAATATCCTATACTAACACAAGCTGGTTTCCAAGTGTAAAATCTAATAGTGGGATCCACCTTTTTTTCTTTGTATGATTTCATAATAGCTTCATCTATAGCCATATTCATGAATCCATCATATGTTGTATTTCTTATTACTCTCCACTTTTGCACTTATCTCACCTCTATGTTCATTCCAAGTTCTGATATAGCTTTTAAACATTCGTCATCTGTTAGTTCTCTAGAATAATTATATATAGTTCCTCCAGGTCTTTCATTATAATACGGTCTGTTACAGTCTTTACATCCAGATATCAAAAAAGGTATACCTCTTTTTATATCATAATTTTCTTTACGCTTTATATTTTTTATATTTTTTAATTCTCTATTCACAAACTCAAAATCTTCTTTTTTATACCCACACTTAATTAAATATGTCATAAGTTGAACTTTTCTGTAATCCTGTATCCTCGGCTGTTTTTTATTTTCAAGCTTAGTTCCTTTTATAGGTGTAAATGCAAATAAACTTACAGTTACATTATTATCTATCAATTCTTTATATAAATCAAATATATCCTCATGATTCTCTCCAAGGCCTATTATTATATGAGTGCTTATTTTGTCTTTATATCTATTTCCCATTTTTTTTATAAATTGAACTTTTTCATCAAAATTATTTCCCTTTATTTTTTCATATAACTCTTTATTAGCAGCATCTATTGCAAGACCAACATTATCCACACCAATATCAAATAAATTTTTCATTTCTTCTTCAGTCTCAACCTTTGCAGATAATGATATAGGAAATTCAAGACTTGCTTTTATATATCTTATAAACTCCTTAGACATTTCTAACGCTTCATTTGTTCCCATAGCTTGAACACAAATTCGTTTTATATTTCCTCTTCTATAATTTAATAAAGATGCTAGTATATCATCTTTATTATACTTTGGCCAAAGCACTCTGGAGAGTTTATCCTTTCTAGATGTACTCTCTATTGATTGAGAACAAAAAGCACACTTATTATTACACCCATTTCCAATCATTATATAAGCTGTAGTAGGATTAATATCCATAGTGGCATTAACTAATCCAATTTCAATAGCACTTCCATAAGATAAATTGATCATAATACACAACACCTCTCAAATTCTTGTATATTACATTTTATTTTCATAGCTTCCTTTATAGCTTCTTTAGACGGCATTACTATATTGTTTATTCCACTTAATATAGCCATTTTATCTAATTGCTTTCTATATTGCCCTCTAGGCCTCATGCATCCTAAGTTTATATGTATATTTGGAAATTTTATTCTTGCTTCACATATAACATCTATTACATCTTCTATTTTAGGTGGTTGAATCTTTTCAAATTCAGTTCCCTTAGTGGGAATTAGAACTATAAATGTTATACAATCAGGATTCTGAGTTTTCAAATATTCCAAAGCATCGTACTCTCCTTTTATTTGCCCAGAGTCCATACCTATGCAAATATGAGGAACTACTCTTGTATGTTTTTTTAATATTTCGTATGATTTTATATAATCTTCTTTTTTCTTATCTATTTTATATACATTCTTTATAGTTTCATTATTTAATAAAATATCAAACGAAGCTACATCTATATAATCTGATATTTTTTTTACATCATCTTCATCCATAAGCCCTAAATGAGCATTAATTTTATATCCCTTATTTTTTAGATTTTTAATATCTTCTAAATGATTAATAATAGGTACATTCCCATCAAAAGAGCATCCCCCACTTATTAAAAAGCTATCAACATTCCTATGCTTCATCTTTTCGTCTATTTCATTTATATCTGTCATATTCTTAAGATAATGACCATTGCAGTGAGCACACTTCAAGCTACATTCATTTCCTGTGGTTGTAACAGCTAACGTCTTGTTAGGATATGAAAATATAATGTTTTTTCCAAAGTTATTTTCTTTAACCTTAAGAGCTTTAACCATCTTATCTTCAAGCTTCATACTAACACCCCAATGATGCTTTTACACTAGGGAATTTTTCTATATCTGTATGTGGCAAAAAGCACGCTGATATAAATTCATCCATATAGCTTGGATATACACTAAGCTCTACATAAGTCATAGAATCCGAACATTCCTCAAGCTTACATCTTGCATCTTCACTAGTTAAAGCAAGATAACATCCCATTAAAGAGCTATTTCCTATATACGAATACTTATTTTTATCTACATCCGGAAGCATACCTATTAATATAGATTTTTCTATGTTTAAACTACTTCCTATACCTCCCGCTATCAATACCTTATCTATCATATCAAAATCCATACCTAGACTTTCAACCAATGTAATTATTCCAGAATATACTGCTCCCTTTGCCCTTATAAAACTATCTATATCAACCTCTGTTATAGTTATATCACGTTCTATATTATAATCTTCTTTAAATGCAAGTACGTATTCCCCTATTTCATTTTCATCAAATCGTATTCTATTAGAATTTATATTTTCATTTATTTTTCCTCTTCTATCAATAATATTATTTACAAGCATTTCTGCTATTAAATCTATTATTCCAGAACCACATATTCCCTGTGGTTTATCATTCGATATTATACCAAGAGTTGGGTTTAATGTATCTTTATCTATTCTAATTTTCTCAATAGCACCACTTGATGCTCTCATTCCACAACTTATCTCTCCTCCCTCAAATGCAGGACCAGCAGAACAAGCACATGTCATCAAATAATCTTTATTGCCAAATACTATTTCCCCATTAGTTCCCAAATCTATAAACAAAACATTCTCATCAGATGACCAAATTCCTGATGATAATACACCTGCTGTAATGTCGCCACCTACATAACTCGCAACACAAGGAGTTATATATATATACGCATCACTATTAATTTCGATTTCAAGTTCTTTAGCTTGTATATAAGGTGATTTTGAAAATGCTGGTATATAAGGTTCCATTCTCAAATAATCAGGATATACATTCAATAATAAATGAGTCATTGTTGTATTTCCACCAGCTACAAGGGCTGTAATATCATTTTTATCAATGCCTAATTCATTGTACATACTTTCCAATATAGGGTTTATAGTTTCATGTACAATAGCTTTATTTAATTTTTCAAGGCCATCTTTCTTAGTTGAATATATAATCCTATTTATAACATCTGCTCCATACTTTATTTGAGCATTACCCGAAGAAGCTTTAGCTACTATTTTCCCTTTGTAAAGATCTACTATACAAGCTGCAACTGATGTCGTCCCTATATCAAGTGCAACCCCATAAAATTTATCTGTCGTATCACCAGACTCTATATTTACTATATTAGTAGTATTACCTGCTTTTGGTATATGAGTTATTGTCACGTTAAAGTTTCCCTCTCTCAATATATTAGGAATCTTTCTTATAGTTTCTATCTTACAAGTAACCTTTTCATATCCAAAAGTATTTCTTAAATGTCTTTTTATTCTATCAAAATCAGATATATTATCATCAAGATTTGGTAACTCTATAGTTACATAATTTTTTCTAACATACGATTTAAATTCCATATGATTTTTACTTATTAATTGTTTACAATTTTCAAGTAGTTTTTTGTATACATCGCTAGAAGAATCTTCTATTTTCATTTTATTCATAGAAGATGATAATTTACTAGGTACTTCTACTTGTATATCCTCTATAACTTTACTATTACATGCTAGTACATATCCACTATCAAACTCTTCATCCGTTATATGAGTAGTTTTTTTAGTATCTACTCTTCCATTTATAATTTTCACTTTACATTTTCCGCAGGATACATTTCCGTTACAAGGTGCATCTATAAAAATATTCGCTTTTCTAGCTACCTCAAGTAAATTATCTTTATATTTACAGACAACTTCTATATTCTGTGGCATAAACTTTACCTTTATCACTTTATATCCCTCCAAAAAATACTTCCCCAGGAAAGCCCTAGGGAAGTTTATTTTTTTATTTATGCTAAAGCAGTCTCATAATTATTAGAATCTAATAATTCATCCACCTCAGACATATCTTTTATTTTTATTTTTACAATCCATGCATCATATGCATTTTCATTCATATATTCTGGCTCATCATCTAATTTTTCATTTATTTCTAGAACTTCACCAGATATAGGTGCTAATAGATCAGATGCTACCTTTGAAGATTCTACTACTCCGAATTCTTCTCCTTTTTCTATTTCATCTTCTACTTCTGGCATTTCAACAAATAAGATTTCTCCTAATTGATCTTGAGCATAATCAGTAATTCCTATATAAGCTTCATTACCTTCTATTTTTACCCAAGTATGATCTTTAGTATATTTTAAAGTAGATGGATAATTCATACTTATACCCCCTTACATAACTTCTTCCATTTGTAATGCTGGATGACCTTTTTCTTCTAAGAATGCCAATACATCCTCAGATTCAGTAGCTATAGTTTCATCACATATCATATCTGTAAAGTTTTCTATTCCATATAATTCTTGAATAGTAGCATTTAATTTTTCACTTACATAGTCTTTTAATTCTTTTGGCATCCAAACAATTCTTCTATTTCCTTCTTCTGCTGCTACGAACTTCTTAGATGAAATAAATTGTCTACCATGACCCATGAATCCTGGAGTTTGAACTCCTCCACCTGTCATAGATGCAAGTTCTCCAAATGTCATTCCAAGAGGTGTTATTCCTGCATGCTCTCTATTAACTATTACAAGTCCATTAGCTTCTGGCATTATTCCACATATACATTCAAAACATCCACAAGAAGTCATAGGATCTTCCATTATACTGTAAAGTGTTACTCTTTCTACTGCTCCTTGAGAAATTTGAGCTACGGTTTCATTAACAGCACTCCAAACTCCCAATTTTTCATCTTCAATACCATCTTTTGGTACTGGTTGACAAGGTCCTGTAGGATCCAATTCTTTAGTAGCCTTACCATCTAACCAACTTACAGCTCCGCAAAGACCTTGTCTTTCTGGAGTTACTATACATACATGTGCTGGAGCAAATGATTGACATAAGTTGCAAGAATAAAATTCATTTACACTCTCATCTGTTAATGATGCAAGTCTTGAATCCCTTGCTTCATATTTAGCTACAGCATACTTTGCTTTAAGCTCAGATACTTTTTCAGGATCAGTTACTATAGTTATTTGACACTTATCAACAACTGATTCAAACTCATCATGCATCTTAGCATATAAAACTTCACCTATGTGGTTTAATCTAAATCCTTTATCATTGGCTTCTTTACCTATTCTTATCCAAGTTATATCTCTTTGACCTACATGCATTACACCTTCAATGTAATTCATAAAGTAGTGAATACGTCTTTCAAGTACAGGTTCGAAATCATCTTGCATATTCTTACCAGCAATTTCTACAAATACTGCTAAAGGTAATCTTCCTGGTGCATCTTGAATAGTATCTATATCCGGTCCTATTATTTCAATTTTATGATCTTCAACTTCAGAAAGTTCTCTTTTCATTACTAATTCCCAAGATTCAGTTTTTCCTCCACCAAATTCTGCAAACATATCACCTTTTCTAATTCTTTCACCTTCAAATGCTGCTGCAAAAGATACAGGTATAGGAATTTCAGTTATTTTTATCTTTATTCCTCTAGCTTCAAGTGATGTAGCTACGAATTTGTCATAGTCTTTTTGAGTTAAAAGTCTAGTTGGAACTTCAAACACATCTTGATCTGTTATAACAGGGAATCCTAAAGCTATAGCTCCAGCTCCACAAGATACAACAAGCTCACTTAAAGGTCCAAATGCATTTACAAATGCTGGAACTCTATTAAGTGTATAATCTAATAATCCTTCTAAATCTCCTGGTTCTAATCCTCCGAATATAAGAGCCGCTCTAACAGCTACAGATACAACGTGTATTACAGATGTAACATCATATCCTAAAGGTATTACCCTTAAATCAAGACCCATCTTAACATCTGCTTCTATAGCTTGATCTATAACCTTACCAACTAAGAATGTTAAAAGTCCTTTAGATTGATAATCTTTTATAATTTTTGATGCTGTTTCAGCATCAGGACATTCTCCTAATACAACTGCAACACCAGGTATATCTCCTGTAACCAGAGGAACTCCTAGTGAACGAATTATAGGGTCACTTATATGTCCAGCACATGGAGCTTCATAAGGAGCATCCATAGTAGAATATTTTATAGCCTCTATAACTTCAGCAGCAACAGCAGTTCCAAGACCTGCATTAAGTCCATTTTCTAAGTTTTCTTTTTCTTCTCCTATTAAGCTTTTAACAACTCCCAATGCCTTTTGAAGATCAGCAAAACTTTCCATCTTAAGTCCTGTAGCTGCATATATAATAGGAAGTGAATATGCAGTATCAGGAAAAGCAACTTTATGATCAAGTCCTTTTTCTTCTATACTTTTATTTAAAAAATCAGTAGCCGCTTCTAATGCTTGGTTAGATCCTGTGAATATAGTTTTAAATAAACTCATGTTTCTATCCCCCTAAATAATTTATTTTAAATCTCCTATAATTCTAAATAAGAATCAGCATATAATATATTTCCTTTTATAACATCACATGATTTTATTGCCTTCATAAGCTCTTTGTCACATGGATTTATTATAGCTGAGCTAAATCCATTAGCCATAGCCATTGATAAGAAAGCTGAATCAAGTATAGGTCTTATATCTTTTGGAGCTCCATTTGATATATTAGAAAGACCTCCTGTAGTTTTAAGTCCCATTTCAGTCATCATTCTTATAGCTTCTAAAACTTCCATTTGTTTTTCTTGCATTCCCTTTATTACAAGGCAAAGTGGATCAAATAATATATCTTCAGGATCCATTCCAAGCATCATACCTTTTTCAAGTAATTCTGTACAATAACCCATACGTTCATCATTATCTCTAGGAATACCTTCTTTAGCACATAATGCAATACACTTTGCATCATATTCTGCTGCTAAATCCAAAAGATCAATTCTAGGTCCTGCATCAGCAGAGTTTACAAGTGGTTTTCCATTTTCTCTATTATAAACCTTAAGACCAGCTTCTATAGCTTTTTTATTAGCCGTATCAAGAGCTATTGGTATATTGTTGAAGTTTTCTTGAATTAATTTAACTCCCCAAGTCATTAATTCTTCTCCATTTCTTTCAGCGGGTCCTATATTAAAATCTATATAATGAGCTCCTGCATCAATTTGTTCTTTAGCTCTTTTTAAAATTGGCTCAGGATTTTTTTCTTCTAATGCCTTTCTTATACTTGGCGAAATGCAGTGAATTCTCTCTCCTATTATCATAAATCTTTCCATTAATGATTACCCCCTTTTTATAATGAAGGAAGGATTAAATCCTTCCTTTTCAATTAAGCCTTAGCAGTTCTTAATTCTTCATTAAAATCTCTTAAGAATTTAGGAAGTTCCATAGCTTCGTTAGTTCCTATAACAACATCCCATCCAGGTAAATTATCTTCAATATCACCTTTTAAAACAGCTACTTTTCCAGGTATTATAAGTTTTCTACATTTAGTTTGTTCTGATACTCCACTTTCTTTAATAAAGTTTGAAATACTACTTCCTCCAAATTTACCAGCAGCCCAAGCTGTTAAAACAGAATATCCTCCTGCATCTGGTATTGCAAGCCACATTGGAACTTTAGATCTCTCTATCTCTCCAGCTATAATAAAGTAAGTAAGAGCAAAGTCAACAGTTACAAGAACTGGAGAATTTTCATCTGGATTATTTATAGGATAAATCTTAGGTTCAACTCTCATAGGTCTTTGAGGATCTGTATATATATTTTGTCTTAGAGCAAATAATGGAAGCGCTCTAGAATAATCTATATCATCAAGAACTATTATAGATCCATACTTAACTGTGAATAAAGAAGATATAGCAACCTCCATGTACTTATCATCCTTAGCTATTTCATTTGCAAATACAACTGAAGGATATCCAAATGCTCTATCTCCCTCTTTTAAAGCAATTCTTCTTATCTGAACTGCATTAGTAAAAGCTTCCTTAACATTATTACTAGTAGGATCTAAAATTAACTCTTTGTATCCTAATTTGTGAATATCTTCTACTAAACTATATAACTCTTCAAGATTATCAGCTTTAACACCTAATGCTAATTTATCAGCTTTAACAAGTTCTACCATTTCCTTGTAGTTTTCTTTGTTAGCTCCATATACTATAGGATTTTCTCCCTTAACTATTTCAAGAGCTTCTTTTAATACATCTATATCTTCACAAATTAACATATAAGCTACTTTTATTTCACTATTCTTAACTGTGTTTATTAATTTAATATAATTTTCTTTATTACCACTGTATTTTAAGGCCGCTATTTCAACTTTCATTTCTTCGCCGATTCTTATGTAATCAACTTTTTTGATGTTCTCTATTTTATTATTTACAGTTTCATCATCCATAGAATCAGTGAATAATACTGCAAATCTATTTCTATTAACCAAGCTCTTTTCATGTCTGAAAAGTACTGTTTCTCCACCTAATTTATACTCATTTTCACCTTTACCTATAGTTAAAGTTTTCATAGGTGGTGCAGTAGCATCTGAAAGCTTAGCTAATGCTTCATCACTCATATGAGGACATTTTGATATTTCAGCTGCTCCTGCTGCAACCTTCATAGAAAACGCCATACATGTTGGAAATCCACAATCTTTACAGTTTTTCTTTGGAGATAACTTAAATATATCTAATCCTTTTAAAGCCATTTTTCTTTCCCCCTTAACACCTCTATTTATTATGCTAATTCACATACAAATTTTTTCATAGTTTCTAAAGACTTAGGATGACGAAGTATAACTGCGTTCGCTCCCCCCACTATCATGCTAGATGCAGTTGATATTTCCATAGTTATTCCTCTTTCTTCTTTACATCCCCACTCTGGAGCATCTTCAACATCAGCAACAGACTCTTTAACTGACCAAGCTTCAGAAGAAACAGGTGCCATTATAGGCATTTGAAGAGTTTTATCATTTTGACCAAACGCTGCAAGTCTAATTCTATCTAAAGTTGTAGCAACATACTCATATCCATATCCTACAGCAGAACAACCTACATTCATAACTATGTTTTCTTCTTTAACTCCAAGTTGATTTAACAATACATTTAATTGTTTAGCTAAGTTTATATCAACAGAAGACTCAGCTCCTACCTTATGAGGATAGGCAAGTCCAGCTGCTGCTCCTACAGCCTTATAGTTTTCTTCAACTGCTGCTAAGAATAAACAGTTCTTTCCATCAACTGCTGCTGCTACTTTCTCAAATACCTTAGCATCTTTTTCAAAGTTACCACATCCTGAAATAACCAATGGTAACTCAATATTTTCAACTACATCCTTTGCAATTTGTGCACACTCTTCAGCTGATCTATTTAGTCCATTAGGATCAGCTCCTACGAACTTTATGCATATGAAATCAGGTTTCATTTCTTTTTCTACAAATTTAGCCCACTCTACTGAATTTTGAGCTACATCCTTGTATAAATTTTTTAATTCTTCTATCCAATTTTCTGGAAATACATCTAATATTTCTACTCCCATTTTAGGTGTGTTTCCACAATCTCCATCAAAGCTGTAAAATGGCATTACATTTTCTCCACCTAATTTTAAAGCTTTTTCTCCAGTTCCAATTTCAACTTCTGAAATTCTTCCTGCATATTTTTGAACAGACATCTTAAATGCCACAAAAATCGCCCCCTTAATAACTACTTTTTTAAATTTCTATTTTAGATAATATTTCTTTAATAGCTAATTTAGATTTATTGTCTTCTGGTAACTTAACCAGTGGTATTCCACTTGAATCATACTCATATATCATCTCATCCATAGGAACTACACCTATTAAATTCAGACCTTGAATTTCAATTTCTTCTTTTATACCCTCATGTAATTGTCCATCTTTAGCCTTATTAACTATTAACTGTATATTGCTAACTTTTAGATCCAGCTCTTTTACAAGAGATTTTATTCTCCCAACAGCTTGAATACTTCTTCTTGCACAATCACTTACAAGGAATAAAGTATCTATATGTTTAGTAGTTTTTCTACTTAAATGCTCCATACCTGCTTCATTATCTATAACTAAATACTTATAACTATCAGATAATGAATCTGTTTGTTCTCTTAAAACCCCATTAACATAACAGTAACATCCTTGACCTTCTGATCTCCCCATAACCAAAAGATCATATCCATTTCCTTCTGTTATAGAAGTATTTAATTTATACTTTAAATATTGAGCTTTAGTCATACCACCTGGAAATCCATTCCCAGAGATTTCTCTTTGATTTACCTCTTCTCTTATCTCCCCTATAGTACTTCCTACCTCTACTCCTAATACCTCATTTATATTTGCATTTGCATCTGCATCAACAACAAGTATTGGATTTTGTCCTTTTTTTACTAAATTGTCTATTAAAAGCCCTGTCAAGCTAGTTTTTCCAGTTCCACCTTTTCCTGCTACAGCTATTGTATATCCCATAACTCTACCCCCTATCTCATATGATAGACAGAGCTTTTAATAAAGCTCTATCTTTATTAAGCGTCAGCTTTTGCTTTTGTAACTGAGTGTACACATTCTCCATGTACATCATGTAAAGCTTCCATCAATCCCTCTGATAATGTTGGATGTGGATGAATAACATCTCCTACTTGTTCTACAGTAAGACCTAAGTGAACAGCTAAAGTAAGCTCTGTTAGCAAATCTGTAGCATGAGGACCAACTATAGACGCTCCTACTACCTTATCTTCATTATCTGCTAATATCTTTATAAATCCTTGGAATTTTCCTATTGCTTGAGCTTTTCCAAGTCCTCTAAACTCAAATTTACCTATTTTATACTGTATACCTTTTTCCTGTAATTGCTTTTCAGTCAATCCAACTCCTGCAACCTCAGGTTCTGTATATACGCATCTTGGAATAGCTGTATAATCTATCTTTTTATCTTTTCCAAGAGCGTTCTGAACTGCTACCATACCTTCCTTAGAAGCTACATGAGCAAGGAATGGACTATTTACTATATCACCTATTGCAAAAATTCCCTCTACATTTGTTTGCATCTTTTCATCTACTACTATTTTTCCTCTTTCTACTTCAATTCCAAGATCTTCTATTCCTAAGTTCTCAAGATAAGGTTTTCTACCGACAGAAACTAACATAATATCAGCTTCTACAGATTTCCCATTATCCAGATTTGCTACAATTTTTTCACCTTCAATATTACATTTTTGTATTTTTTTACCTGTTAATAGTTTAATTTTATCCTTTTTAAAGCTTCTTTGCAACTGTTTAGCGACATCTTTATCTTCAAAAGGAAGAACTTGATCATTCATTTCAACAATTGAAACTTCAGTTCCTAAAGTTCTAAAGAATTGACCAAACTCACATCCAATTACTCCTCCACCAACTATCAACATAGATTTTGGAAGTTCTTTTAAATTCAATGCCTCATCACTAGTTATAACCTTTTCTCCATCATATGGAAACATAGGAGGTACTATAGGAACCGATCCTGTTGCAAGTATTATTTTATCCGCTTTTATTACTTCTTTTGATCCATCCTCTTTAGAAACTTCTATTTCATTCTTACTAATTAATTTTCCAAATCCGTTCACAAGCTTTACGCCTTTTTTATCAAATAAAAATTCTATTCCTTTTACAAGTTGATCTACGATTTTATCTTTTCTATTCATCATAGATTCAAAATTAGCATCTATAGTGCCATCTATATTAATACCATAGCTTTTAGACTCTCTCACATTCATCAACATCTCTGAACATGCCAGCAAGGCCTTAGTAGGTATGCATCCAACATTTAAGCAAGTTCCACCTACTTTTCTCTTTTCTATTAAGGTAACATCTGCACCCATCATAGATGCTTTAATAGCCGCTACATATCCCCCTGGGCCTCCGCCTATTACTGCTATTTTCATCTAAAATCCCCCAACTTTCTCTATTTTTATACATTTTTCGTGTATATTTATGCATAGATATGTATAAATAAAGCCATCCTACTGTTTTTGTGTTAAAACAACATATGACTGTCTAATAATTTTTATTGAGTAATTCTATAATCCAGCAGCATCTAATATTGCTGGTACATTTTCTTCTGCTCCAATTGCCATTATGTGCACTCCATCACATAAGCCTTCTTCTCTTAATTGTTTTATAAATTCTCCAGAAATTTTAATTCCCTCTTGAACTCTTGCATTTGCCTTTAATTTCTTTATTTCTTTTTCTGTTGCTCCATCTGGTATTTCTACATTATTAGCAGCAGCCTTTATTCTTTCTATAACTTCTTCTGGTACATATATTCCCGGAACATTAGCATTCATAAATCTAGCCATTCCAACATTTTTTAGAGGTATTATTCCAGCTAATACTTTGCAATCTAAATGTTTAGTTTTTTCTCTAAACTCTTTCATAGTATCTATATCAAATATAGCTTGAGTTTGGAAGAATTTAGCCCCTGCTTTTATCTTCTTTTCCATTTTAAGTATTTG is drawn from Tepidibacter hydrothermalis and contains these coding sequences:
- the acsE gene encoding carbon monoxide dehydrogenase/acetyl-CoA synthase methytransferase subunit, translating into MERFMIIGERIHCISPSIRKALEEKNPEPILKRAKEQIDAGAHYIDFNIGPAERNGEELMTWGVKLIQENFNNIPIALDTANKKAIEAGLKVYNRENGKPLVNSADAGPRIDLLDLAAEYDAKCIALCAKEGIPRDNDERMGYCTELLEKGMMLGMDPEDILFDPLCLVIKGMQEKQMEVLEAIRMMTEMGLKTTGGLSNISNGAPKDIRPILDSAFLSMAMANGFSSAIINPCDKELMKAIKSCDVIKGNILYADSYLEL
- the acsC gene encoding acetyl-CoA decarbonylase/synthase complex subunit gamma — translated: MALKGLDIFKLSPKKNCKDCGFPTCMAFSMKVAAGAAEISKCPHMSDEALAKLSDATAPPMKTLTIGKGENEYKLGGETVLFRHEKSLVNRNRFAVLFTDSMDDETVNNKIENIKKVDYIRIGEEMKVEIAALKYSGNKENYIKLINTVKNSEIKVAYMLICEDIDVLKEALEIVKGENPIVYGANKENYKEMVELVKADKLALGVKADNLEELYSLVEDIHKLGYKELILDPTSNNVKEAFTNAVQIRRIALKEGDRAFGYPSVVFANEIAKDDKYMEVAISSLFTVKYGSIIVLDDIDYSRALPLFALRQNIYTDPQRPMRVEPKIYPINNPDENSPVLVTVDFALTYFIIAGEIERSKVPMWLAIPDAGGYSVLTAWAAGKFGGSSISNFIKESGVSEQTKCRKLIIPGKVAVLKGDIEDNLPGWDVVIGTNEAMELPKFLRDFNEELRTAKA
- the acsD gene encoding acetyl-CoA decarbonylase/synthase complex subunit delta, whose protein sequence is MAFKMSVQKYAGRISEVEIGTGEKALKLGGENVMPFYSFDGDCGNTPKMGVEILDVFPENWIEELKNLYKDVAQNSVEWAKFVEKEMKPDFICIKFVGADPNGLNRSAEECAQIAKDVVENIELPLVISGCGNFEKDAKVFEKVAAAVDGKNCLFLAAVEENYKAVGAAAGLAYPHKVGAESSVDINLAKQLNVLLNQLGVKEENIVMNVGCSAVGYGYEYVATTLDRIRLAAFGQNDKTLQMPIMAPVSSEAWSVKESVADVEDAPEWGCKEERGITMEISTASSMIVGGANAVILRHPKSLETMKKFVCELA
- a CDS encoding AAA family ATPase; the encoded protein is MGYTIAVAGKGGTGKTSLTGLLIDNLVKKGQNPILVVDADANANINEVLGVEVGSTIGEIREEVNQREISGNGFPGGMTKAQYLKYKLNTSITEGNGYDLLVMGRSEGQGCYCYVNGVLREQTDSLSDSYKYLVIDNEAGMEHLSRKTTKHIDTLFLVSDCARRSIQAVGRIKSLVKELDLKVSNIQLIVNKAKDGQLHEGIKEEIEIQGLNLIGVVPMDEMIYEYDSSGIPLVKLPEDNKSKLAIKEILSKIEI
- the lpdA gene encoding dihydrolipoyl dehydrogenase translates to MKIAVIGGGPGGYVAAIKASMMGADVTLIEKRKVGGTCLNVGCIPTKALLACSEMLMNVRESKSYGINIDGTIDANFESMMNRKDKIVDQLVKGIEFLFDKKGVKLVNGFGKLISKNEIEVSKEDGSKEVIKADKIILATGSVPIVPPMFPYDGEKVITSDEALNLKELPKSMLIVGGGVIGCEFGQFFRTLGTEVSIVEMNDQVLPFEDKDVAKQLQRSFKKDKIKLLTGKKIQKCNIEGEKIVANLDNGKSVEADIMLVSVGRKPYLENLGIEDLGIEVERGKIVVDEKMQTNVEGIFAIGDIVNSPFLAHVASKEGMVAVQNALGKDKKIDYTAIPRCVYTEPEVAGVGLTEKQLQEKGIQYKIGKFEFRGLGKAQAIGKFQGFIKILADNEDKVVGASIVGPHATDLLTELTLAVHLGLTVEQVGDVIHPHPTLSEGLMEALHDVHGECVHSVTKAKADA